The Macrobrachium nipponense isolate FS-2020 chromosome 13, ASM1510439v2, whole genome shotgun sequence genome has a window encoding:
- the LOC135225397 gene encoding uncharacterized protein LOC135225397 — translation MQIALLVAFFPSGATSAKLIPLFRRYFMQWGAPEEISLNGGTNLVSTEMASFLQKWSVRMRISSAHYPQSNGRAEAAVRTAKRTIQDNTRRDGSLDTDSFARAILQYRNMPLRDIDKSPAQLAMGRQLRDSVPMIKSYHKITEQWADIMIDREEKMGRHLRNVKFRHDSSAKRLRPLQTGTTVAVQNVVSKAWDRIAKVIEMKGDRQYVIKLDGSGRISTINRKHLREIRVQDSPLTRSLFHADSCADRQSRRGTRKINPPSWRKNYIL, via the coding sequence ATGCAGATAGCCTTACTGGTTGCCTTCTTTCCAAGTGGTGCTACTTCTGCTAAGTTGATCCCACTCTTCCGACGATACTTCATGCAGTGGGGTGCCCCGGAAGAAATCTCCCTCAATGGTGGCACCAATTTGGTAAGCACTGAAATGGCTAGCTTCCTACAGAAATGGTCCGTTAGGATGAGAATATCCTCAGCCCATTACCCCCAATCTAACGGGAGGGCAGAGGCAGCAGTACGTACAGCAAAAAGAACCATTCAAGATAACACAAGAAGGGACGGAAGCCTCGACACAGATAGTTTTGCAAGAGCCATTTTGCAATACAGAAATATGCCCCTAAGAGACATCGATAAATCGCCGGCACAGTTAGCCATGGGACGACAACTCAGAGACTCAGTCCCCATGATTAAAAGCTATCATAAGATAACAGAGCAGTGGGCAGACATTATGATAGACAGAGAGGAGAAGATGGGTAGACACTTGAGAAATGTCAAGTTCCGTCATGATTCTAGTGCAAAGAGACTCCGCCCCTTGCAAACGGGTACCACAGTAGCAGTGCAAAATGTTGTCTCTAAGGCCTGGGATCGTATTGCAAAAGTCATTGAAATGAAAGGAGACCGCCAATATGTCATAAAACTAGATGGTAGTGGAAGAATATCAACGATAAACAGAAAACATCTTCGGGAAATAAGAGTGCAGGATTCCCCACTTACTCGTTCACTTTTCCACGCTGACTCGTGTGCTGACCGCCAATCTAGAAGAGGGACGAGGAAAATAAATCCTCCGAGTTGGCGTAAAAACtacattttgtga